The following proteins are co-located in the Barnesiella propionica genome:
- a CDS encoding TolC family protein has translation MNKVHFIIVLLILCFPLTGRAQNTWANSEILPYDTVVTVTDYSRPVAVKDTLNEEELFDFKDIQLPPLSVFLESVEKHPTVRIYDAKREEAEAELKVIKRKWLDYLRITANYQYGQLFTPTTVSDDPSANYYAVGNTKNLYNIGVNLSIPLGDLIGGQRQNVKAYKARLLQMEYDYAITVENRKLIVLEAYNKVQQELAVLKAKAEAAALYNAQMKISEQDFINGKIDIISLSMERGRRSGALVAYESGRVALQNAITLLEMLTDVKIMKQ, from the coding sequence ATGAATAAAGTACATTTTATTATTGTGTTGTTGATTCTATGCTTCCCGCTGACGGGCAGAGCACAGAATACATGGGCGAATTCGGAGATATTGCCGTATGATACTGTGGTTACCGTGACCGATTATTCCCGTCCCGTTGCGGTTAAAGATACTTTAAACGAAGAAGAATTATTTGATTTTAAAGATATACAGTTACCGCCGTTGTCCGTTTTTCTCGAGTCTGTTGAAAAACATCCGACCGTACGTATTTATGATGCAAAACGTGAAGAAGCGGAAGCCGAACTGAAGGTCATAAAACGCAAATGGCTGGATTATCTTCGTATTACGGCTAATTACCAGTATGGACAGCTTTTTACCCCAACGACAGTATCGGATGATCCTTCTGCTAATTATTATGCGGTGGGAAATACGAAAAATCTCTATAATATAGGAGTGAATCTTTCTATTCCTTTAGGCGATTTGATCGGGGGGCAAAGGCAAAATGTGAAGGCTTATAAAGCTCGTTTGCTCCAGATGGAATATGATTACGCTATTACGGTAGAGAATCGTAAGCTGATAGTTTTGGAGGCTTATAATAAAGTGCAGCAAGAACTGGCTGTGTTGAAAGCGAAGGCCGAAGCAGCGGCATTATATAATGCACAGATGAAAATTTCGGAGCAGGATTTTATAAACGGAAAAATAGACATAATCTCTTTGTCTATGGAAAGAGGGCGCCGTTCCGGGGCGCTTGTTGCGTATGAATCGGGACGGGTGGCTTTACAGAATGCTATTACTTTGCTGGAGATGTTGACCGATGTGAAAATAATGAAACAATAA
- a CDS encoding sugar transferase, which produces MRDRIVYIGDHKESIARFNELLDGRMIFIKAYDAALKQQWQSEMDVLPQIFLCEKEYLNKHNDILRLIRRNIPTAYFILITAGLTDKERKLYLKYGVNDTVSPQVEKEKLLKGIYFAYKSRDLMLSSSRSDNKQEDISHFRLPLWKRSFDILFSLTALICISPLFIFTAIAINLEDRGPVIYKSKRVGSNYRIFDFLKFRSMYIGADKRLKEFDDLNQYKSGEKSEDTGGKEYISDRGELMIDDSTVFDGTLLIGDDFVISEDDYQSQIRNEQENAFVKIENDPRITKVGRVIRKYSIDELPQLLNILKGDMSVVGNRPLPLYEAELLTKDEYIDRFMAPAGLTGLWQVEKRGSAGRLSAEERKQLDIRYAKNFSFFMDIKIILKTLTAFVQKENV; this is translated from the coding sequence ATGCGCGATCGTATTGTCTATATAGGCGATCATAAAGAAAGCATTGCCCGTTTCAACGAATTACTGGACGGACGTATGATCTTTATTAAGGCTTATGATGCAGCCTTAAAGCAACAATGGCAGTCTGAAATGGATGTATTGCCTCAAATATTTCTTTGTGAAAAAGAGTATCTTAATAAACATAACGATATACTTAGGCTCATAAGGAGAAATATTCCTACAGCTTATTTTATCCTTATTACTGCTGGTTTGACCGATAAAGAACGTAAATTATATTTGAAATATGGTGTTAATGACACGGTTTCCCCACAAGTAGAAAAGGAAAAATTATTGAAAGGAATCTATTTTGCATATAAAAGCCGGGATTTGATGCTGTCTTCTTCCCGATCGGATAATAAACAGGAAGATATTAGTCATTTTCGCCTTCCCTTATGGAAAAGGTCTTTTGATATTCTTTTTTCATTAACGGCACTTATTTGTATCTCTCCTCTTTTTATATTTACGGCAATAGCTATTAATCTGGAAGATAGGGGACCGGTAATTTACAAATCCAAGAGAGTAGGAAGTAATTATCGTATTTTTGATTTCCTGAAATTCCGTTCGATGTATATAGGAGCAGATAAACGTCTGAAAGAATTTGACGACCTGAACCAGTATAAATCTGGAGAAAAGTCAGAAGATACCGGTGGAAAAGAATATATTTCGGATCGTGGAGAACTTATGATCGACGATAGTACGGTTTTTGACGGTACTCTTCTTATCGGAGACGATTTTGTGATATCGGAAGATGATTATCAATCTCAGATACGTAATGAGCAGGAAAATGCTTTCGTAAAAATAGAAAATGATCCCCGTATAACGAAAGTCGGCCGTGTTATAAGAAAGTATAGTATCGATGAACTTCCTCAGCTTTTAAACATCTTAAAAGGTGATATGTCGGTTGTCGGTAATCGTCCTCTTCCATTGTATGAAGCCGAGTTGCTGACAAAAGACGAATATATAGACCGATTCATGGCTCCGGCCGGATTGACAGGTTTGTGGCAGGTAGAAAAACGGGGAAGTGCCGGACGATTGTCGGCGGAAGAACGAAAGCAGCTTGACATTCGCTACGCAAAGAACTTTTCATTTTTTATGGATATAAAGATTATTTTGAAAACTTTGACTGCGTTTGTTCAAAAAGAAAATGTATAA